In Micromonospora sp. NBC_01813, the following are encoded in one genomic region:
- a CDS encoding CDP-alcohol phosphatidyltransferase family protein — MPSASLQGEQTVAMPFLRDFYQANRGGGLFSEAVSQQLGAVFAYAGARLRLAPTVLTVANLLLGLAASVAVIASAEAVADGSVPAWLIGLVALVGWQVAYALDCADGQLARVTGQTSPAGARVDVLCDVAAQIALVTALSAVAVAQLPETPIWLVAAFAGTWMVNLVTSVMQSGPNAASMVTSTSLPVRLVKLIRDYGAVIFVAGLVLIFAPALTVWLIAAFTVVNGGFLLASVAFSARSALR; from the coding sequence ATGCCGTCAGCGTCACTTCAAGGTGAACAAACCGTTGCCATGCCCTTCCTGAGAGACTTCTATCAGGCGAACAGAGGGGGCGGGCTGTTCAGCGAGGCGGTCAGCCAGCAGCTGGGTGCGGTGTTCGCGTACGCCGGTGCCCGGTTGCGGCTGGCGCCGACCGTACTGACCGTGGCGAACCTGCTGCTCGGGCTGGCCGCGTCGGTCGCGGTGATCGCGTCCGCCGAGGCGGTGGCCGACGGGTCCGTCCCGGCCTGGCTGATCGGGCTGGTCGCGCTGGTCGGCTGGCAGGTGGCGTACGCGTTGGACTGCGCCGACGGTCAGTTGGCCCGGGTGACCGGGCAGACCAGCCCGGCCGGGGCCCGGGTGGACGTGCTCTGCGACGTGGCCGCCCAGATCGCGCTGGTGACGGCGCTGTCGGCGGTGGCGGTGGCGCAGCTGCCGGAGACCCCGATCTGGCTGGTCGCGGCGTTCGCCGGCACCTGGATGGTGAACCTGGTGACCTCGGTGATGCAGTCCGGCCCGAACGCGGCCAGCATGGTCACCTCGACGTCGCTGCCCGTACGGCTGGTGAAGCTGATCCGCGACTACGGCGCGGTGATCTTCGTCGCCGGGCTCGTGCTGATCTTCGCCCCCGCGCTGACGGTCTGGCTGATCGCCGCGTTCACCGTGGTCAACGGCGGCTTCCTGCTGGCCAGCGTCGCCTTCTCGGCCCGCTCCGCCCTGCGCTGA
- a CDS encoding glycosyltransferase family 4 protein: MRVVVAHNRYRQAQPSGENVIVDSEIDQLAAAGVDVIPFLRSSDDIPALPATGKALLPISPSYAPDAQRDLDRLLTEHRPDVLHLHNPYPLISPWAIRTAHRHRVPVVHTVHNYRQVCSSGLYFRDGRICTDCRGRAIGLPGVVHRCYRGSRAQSAVMAATLALHRPTWRSVDRFIALTSAVAEHLREYGIPDDRIVVKPNAIEDPGPPAPLGDGFLFLGRLTPEKGIGLLLDAWQRHPDGTLGTLRIGGDGELRPLVEAAAAGRADIDFLGPLDRSGVRDALRATAVVLAVSTWHDVLPTVVIEALASGRPVLGTALGGIPYLIGADAAGGAGPAGWVVPPETEALAAALPAARDAAAALAGVARARYETTFHPDVVMKQHLAIYDAVSTKIS; the protein is encoded by the coding sequence GTGAGAGTCGTCGTGGCGCACAACCGATACCGGCAGGCCCAGCCGTCCGGCGAGAACGTCATCGTCGACAGCGAGATCGACCAGCTGGCCGCCGCCGGGGTCGACGTCATCCCGTTCCTGCGCAGCTCCGACGACATTCCGGCGCTGCCGGCGACCGGCAAGGCGCTGCTGCCGATCTCACCCAGCTACGCCCCGGACGCCCAACGCGACCTGGACCGACTGCTCACCGAGCACCGGCCGGACGTGCTGCACCTGCACAACCCGTACCCGTTGATCTCGCCCTGGGCGATCCGCACCGCGCACCGGCACCGGGTGCCGGTGGTGCACACCGTGCACAACTACCGGCAGGTCTGCTCGTCCGGGCTGTACTTCCGCGACGGCCGGATCTGCACCGACTGCAGGGGCCGGGCGATCGGCCTGCCCGGCGTGGTGCACCGCTGCTACCGAGGCTCCCGGGCGCAGAGCGCGGTGATGGCCGCGACCCTGGCCCTGCACCGGCCCACCTGGCGGTCGGTGGACCGGTTCATCGCGCTCACCTCCGCCGTCGCCGAGCACCTGCGCGAGTACGGCATCCCCGACGACCGGATCGTGGTCAAGCCGAACGCCATCGAAGACCCCGGCCCGCCCGCCCCGCTCGGCGACGGATTCCTCTTCCTCGGCCGACTCACCCCGGAGAAGGGCATCGGGCTACTGCTCGACGCCTGGCAGCGGCACCCCGACGGCACCCTCGGCACGCTGCGGATCGGCGGCGACGGCGAGCTGCGACCGCTCGTCGAGGCGGCCGCCGCCGGCCGCGCCGACATCGACTTCCTCGGCCCGCTGGACAGATCAGGGGTACGCGACGCGCTGCGCGCCACCGCCGTGGTGCTGGCCGTCTCCACCTGGCACGACGTCCTGCCGACCGTGGTGATCGAAGCACTGGCCAGCGGGCGGCCGGTGCTCGGCACCGCGCTCGGCGGCATCCCGTACCTGATCGGTGCCGACGCTGCCGGGGGTGCCGGCCCTGCCGGCTGGGTGGTGCCGCCGGAGACCGAGGCGCTGGCGGCCGCCCTGCCGGCCGCCCGCGACGCCGCCGCCGCCCTGGCGGGCGTCGCCCGCGCCCGCTACGAGACCACCTTCCACCCCGACGTGGTGATGAAACAGCACCTCGCCATCTACGACGCGGTCAGCACCAAGATCAGTTAA
- a CDS encoding Fpg/Nei family DNA glycosylase — MPELPEVQALAAYLRERAVGRRVERVEVCAINALKTYDPPPSALAGSVVTGTGRHGKFLDVTLDAAGMTGGAEVHLVTHLARAGWLHYRESFPSAAPLKPGKGPIALRVRLDDGSGFDLTEAGTQKKLAVYLVTDPAQVPGVARLGPDVLAVDRDTFARRLRSRRGQVKGVLTEQEVLAGVGNAYSDEILHTARLSPFALTNRLTDDQLAVLHEATRQVLTDAVDRSVGQRAAELKGEKRSGLRVHGRTGLPCPVCGDQVKDVSFADSSLQYCPTCQTGGRPLADRRLSRLVR; from the coding sequence GTGCCCGAGTTGCCGGAGGTGCAGGCGCTCGCGGCCTACCTGCGGGAGCGCGCGGTCGGCCGCCGGGTGGAGCGTGTCGAGGTGTGCGCGATCAACGCGCTGAAGACCTACGATCCGCCGCCGTCGGCGCTGGCCGGGTCGGTGGTCACCGGGACCGGGCGGCACGGCAAGTTCCTCGACGTCACGCTGGACGCCGCGGGGATGACCGGCGGTGCCGAGGTGCACCTGGTCACGCATCTGGCCCGGGCCGGCTGGCTGCACTACCGCGAGTCGTTTCCGTCGGCGGCGCCGCTGAAGCCGGGCAAGGGTCCGATCGCGTTGCGGGTCCGGCTGGACGACGGTTCCGGCTTCGACCTGACCGAGGCCGGTACGCAGAAGAAGCTGGCGGTCTACCTGGTGACCGACCCGGCGCAGGTGCCGGGGGTGGCTCGGCTGGGCCCGGATGTGCTCGCGGTGGACCGGGACACCTTCGCGCGACGGTTGCGGAGTCGACGTGGGCAGGTCAAGGGGGTGTTGACCGAGCAGGAGGTGTTGGCGGGGGTCGGCAACGCGTACTCCGACGAGATCCTGCACACCGCTCGGCTGTCGCCGTTCGCGTTGACCAACCGCCTCACCGACGACCAGTTGGCGGTGCTGCACGAGGCGACGCGTCAGGTGTTGACCGACGCCGTGGATCGGTCGGTGGGTCAGCGGGCCGCTGAGTTGAAGGGCGAGAAGCGTTCGGGGCTACGGGTACACGGCCGCACCGGTCTGCCTTGTCCCGTTTGTGGCGATCAGGTGAAAGATGTCTCTTTTGCAGATTCCAGCCTGCAGTATTGCCCCACTTGCCAGACCGGCGGCCGGCCACTCGCTGACCGACGGTTGTCCCGTCTTGTGCGTTAG
- a CDS encoding sugar transferase has translation MRHVDSFEIQPPAPPPTNGVPRSAWTRASRRVSGWHRPYTAILLVLDFTAAVLASYISISLFEKATSGFSDADKDATWFHTVTYLMLPLGWLVVLWGTGSYDRRYLGLGTDEFKRALRAGVTVAASVSFLAFATKTDLSRLSVATALAGALAYILLFRFLARYALHVLRRRVGQAAHRMVLIGTLPETLEVFTAVTRSPAAGLVPVAIHLTDGYAAARGIDTPVPVYAGRNVLALVREVGADTIAVCGSASSEPGELRRLAWQLEGSGIDLVVAPQLTDIAGPRVHIRPIEGLPLLHVEEPTLSGLGWLAKNLMDRVAAGLGLIALAPLFLAVAIAIRISDRGPVFFQQPRVGHEGKVFRVWKFRTMYVDAEERLASLVDQNETDGMLFKIRNDPRVFPVGRFLRASSIDELPQLINVLRGEMSLVGPRPLPADDGDFLGDVRRRLLVRPGMTGLWQVSGRSDLSWDEAVRLDLYYVDNWSLTYDLSILWRTIGVVLARKGAY, from the coding sequence TTGCGCCACGTCGACAGCTTCGAGATCCAACCACCCGCACCGCCGCCGACCAACGGCGTACCCCGGTCCGCGTGGACCCGGGCAAGTCGGCGCGTGTCGGGCTGGCACCGCCCGTACACCGCGATTCTGCTTGTCCTGGATTTCACCGCAGCGGTGCTGGCCAGCTACATCTCGATCTCGCTGTTCGAGAAGGCCACCTCCGGCTTCTCCGACGCCGACAAGGACGCCACCTGGTTCCACACGGTGACCTACCTGATGCTGCCGTTGGGCTGGCTGGTGGTGCTCTGGGGCACCGGCTCGTACGACCGGCGCTACCTCGGCCTGGGCACCGACGAGTTCAAGCGGGCGCTCCGCGCCGGTGTCACGGTCGCGGCCAGTGTCTCCTTCCTCGCCTTCGCCACCAAGACCGACCTGTCCCGGCTCTCGGTGGCCACCGCGCTGGCCGGCGCGCTGGCATACATTCTGCTGTTCCGGTTCCTCGCCCGGTACGCCCTGCACGTGCTGCGGCGGCGGGTCGGGCAGGCCGCCCACCGGATGGTGCTGATCGGCACCCTGCCGGAGACGCTCGAGGTCTTCACCGCGGTGACCCGCAGCCCGGCCGCCGGCCTGGTCCCGGTCGCCATCCACCTCACCGACGGCTACGCCGCCGCCCGTGGCATCGACACCCCGGTGCCGGTGTACGCCGGGCGCAACGTGCTGGCCCTGGTCCGCGAGGTCGGCGCGGACACCATCGCGGTCTGCGGCTCGGCCAGCTCCGAGCCAGGTGAGCTGCGCCGACTCGCCTGGCAGTTGGAAGGCAGCGGTATCGACCTGGTGGTCGCTCCGCAACTGACCGACATCGCCGGCCCCCGGGTGCACATCCGTCCGATCGAGGGCCTGCCCCTGCTGCACGTCGAGGAACCCACCCTCTCCGGGTTGGGCTGGCTGGCCAAGAACCTGATGGACCGGGTGGCCGCCGGCCTCGGGTTGATCGCCCTGGCACCGCTGTTCCTCGCGGTGGCGATCGCGATCCGGATCTCCGACCGGGGGCCGGTCTTCTTCCAGCAGCCCCGGGTCGGCCACGAGGGCAAGGTGTTCCGGGTCTGGAAGTTCCGGACCATGTACGTGGACGCCGAGGAGCGACTCGCCTCCCTGGTCGACCAGAACGAGACCGACGGCATGCTCTTCAAGATCCGCAACGATCCGCGGGTCTTCCCGGTCGGGCGGTTCCTGCGGGCCAGCTCGATCGACGAGCTTCCTCAGCTGATCAACGTGCTCCGGGGGGAGATGTCGTTGGTCGGGCCCCGACCGTTGCCCGCCGACGACGGCGACTTCCTCGGCGACGTCCGGCGTCGGCTGCTCGTCCGGCCGGGGATGACCGGCCTGTGGCAGGTGTCCGGGCGGTCCGACCTGTCCTGGGACGAAGCGGTCCGGCTCGACCTGTACTACGTCGACAACTGGTCGCTCACCTACGACCTGAGCATCCTCTGGCGCACCATCGGGGTGGTACTCGCCCGCAAGGGCGCCTACTGA
- a CDS encoding sensor histidine kinase — MGANLSAPLAVVALVTALAVAVYAVVRLRARRGIATATQRATYQVLHTAGLAAEPLRNGLDPAGAAKAVRHLRALVGAPGAALIGTVAGPTGSGEVLAFDGRGGHHGEQFTAAAARAFDAGRSVVLTARDLPCDRPDCLIRGAVVAPLTGPDGGATVALVAVVDDDPAPGMVQATLETARWAGSQLALAELDSSRERLARAEVRALRAQISPHFIYNALTAIASFVRTDPERARDLILEFAEFTRYSFRAHGEFTTLAEELRSIDRYLTIERARFGDRLQVRLQIAPEVLPVHLPFLCLQPLVENAVRHGLSRKPGLGTVSIEARDAGTECHITVEDDGVGMDPAVLTGGAGTDPDRRGADPADDAGQHVGLSNVDERLRSVFGDQFGLVVETAMGAGTKVSMRVPKFHPDARPGAAGRWEVVS, encoded by the coding sequence GTGGGGGCAAACCTATCCGCACCGCTGGCGGTTGTGGCCCTGGTGACCGCATTGGCCGTCGCGGTGTACGCGGTCGTGCGGCTCCGGGCCCGCCGAGGGATCGCCACTGCCACCCAGCGCGCCACGTACCAGGTCCTGCACACCGCCGGCCTGGCCGCCGAACCGCTGCGCAACGGGTTGGACCCGGCGGGCGCGGCCAAGGCGGTGCGGCATCTGCGGGCGCTGGTCGGTGCTCCCGGCGCCGCCCTGATCGGTACCGTTGCCGGGCCGACCGGCAGCGGAGAGGTACTCGCGTTCGACGGTCGCGGCGGCCACCACGGCGAGCAGTTCACCGCGGCGGCCGCACGGGCCTTCGACGCCGGCCGGTCAGTCGTGCTGACCGCCCGGGACCTGCCGTGCGACCGACCGGACTGCCTGATCCGAGGGGCCGTCGTGGCACCGCTCACCGGCCCGGACGGGGGCGCCACCGTGGCGTTGGTCGCGGTGGTGGACGACGACCCCGCCCCGGGAATGGTGCAGGCGACGTTGGAGACCGCGCGATGGGCCGGCAGCCAACTCGCGCTGGCCGAGCTGGATTCGTCCCGGGAACGACTCGCCCGCGCGGAGGTACGCGCGTTGCGCGCACAGATCAGTCCGCACTTCATCTACAACGCGCTGACCGCGATCGCCTCGTTCGTCCGCACCGATCCGGAACGGGCCCGGGACCTCATCCTCGAGTTCGCCGAGTTCACCCGCTACTCGTTCCGGGCGCACGGCGAGTTCACCACCCTCGCCGAGGAACTGCGCTCGATCGACCGCTACCTCACCATCGAGCGCGCCCGCTTCGGCGACCGGCTCCAGGTGCGGTTGCAGATCGCGCCCGAGGTACTGCCGGTCCACCTGCCCTTCCTCTGCCTGCAGCCACTGGTGGAGAACGCCGTCCGGCACGGGCTGTCCCGCAAGCCCGGCCTCGGTACGGTCAGTATCGAGGCGCGCGACGCCGGGACCGAGTGTCACATCACCGTCGAGGACGACGGGGTGGGCATGGACCCGGCCGTCCTCACCGGCGGCGCCGGGACCGACCCGGACCGCCGAGGTGCCGACCCGGCGGACGACGCCGGTCAGCACGTCGGCCTGTCGAACGTCGACGAGCGGCTGCGATCGGTCTTCGGAGATCAGTTCGGCCTGGTGGTGGAGACGGCGATGGGAGCGGGTACGAAGGTGAGCATGCGGGTGCCGAAGTTCCATCCCGACGCCCGCCCGGGGGCGGCCGGGCGCTGGGAGGTCGTGTCGTGA
- a CDS encoding LytR/AlgR family response regulator transcription factor, translated as MTPFLRVLAVDDEPPALDELAYLLRADPRVARLHTAADATEALRVLRDTDVDAVFLDIRMPGLDGMELARVLRRFARPPAIVFVTAYDDAAVDAFDLGVTDYVRKPVRAERLAESVRRVLTARVVPAHPAAMARNEEDPAIPVELAGTTRMLPRSAVRWVEAQGDYARLHTADGSHLVRVPLATLGERWADAGFVRIHRSFLVQLRLITELRLANSGYVVVIDGTELPVSRRHTRELKDKLVRAAKHDWSR; from the coding sequence GTGACCCCGTTCCTGCGGGTGCTCGCGGTCGACGACGAGCCACCGGCCCTCGACGAACTCGCCTACCTGCTGCGGGCCGACCCCCGGGTGGCCCGGCTACACACCGCCGCCGACGCCACCGAGGCGCTGCGGGTGCTGCGGGACACCGACGTCGACGCGGTCTTCCTCGACATCCGGATGCCGGGGTTGGACGGCATGGAGCTGGCCCGGGTGTTACGCAGGTTCGCCCGGCCGCCGGCGATCGTCTTCGTCACCGCCTACGACGACGCCGCGGTGGACGCCTTCGACCTCGGGGTCACCGACTACGTGCGCAAGCCGGTCCGGGCCGAGCGGCTGGCCGAATCGGTCCGCCGGGTGCTGACCGCCCGGGTCGTACCGGCGCATCCCGCCGCGATGGCCCGCAACGAGGAGGATCCGGCGATCCCCGTCGAACTGGCCGGGACCACCCGGATGCTGCCCCGCTCCGCGGTGCGTTGGGTGGAAGCGCAGGGCGACTACGCCCGCCTGCACACCGCGGACGGCTCCCATCTGGTCCGGGTTCCGCTGGCCACGTTGGGCGAGCGGTGGGCGGACGCCGGCTTCGTCCGAATCCACCGGTCGTTCCTGGTCCAGCTCCGGTTGATCACCGAGCTACGGCTGGCCAACTCCGGCTACGTCGTGGTGATCGACGGCACCGAGCTTCCGGTCTCCCGCCGGCACACCCGCGAGCTGAAGGACAAACTGGTCCGGGCGGCCAAGCACGACTGGAGCAGGTGA
- a CDS encoding ABC transporter substrate-binding protein, whose amino-acid sequence MLVSRGYRPAALTVCAALLATVAGCGGDTSTNDAETLVDSVRLYGTDGNMSNSFAAEFPEQTNLLSGMKGTSPLTPLSDDFVARLRTVDPQLNDVLYAGEAYDAVVISALAAQLAGSTEPARIAAQINGVTTGGEQCDTVELCLELAQDGTDIEYRGVSLKRGGFTDAGEPSTASYATLHFDEDGQINNGKTEFVGAGDESTTTTVAPPPATVQNEFDRNDGPLKLGGLLPITGDLALAYPPMAAGTELAVREVNEAGGVLGDPVEWLDGDDGTDPEVARATVAQHIDDGVHVIIGAGASGVSRAVLPDVAAAGLILFSPCNTDAGLSTIDDSGLYFRTAPSDLLQGRALADVILRDGPQRVAVVARKDSYGEGLQENVRAELTRAGISPDRLKLLTYEPPDGADAPPVDFTGGAEEIKSFGADAILIIGFGESAQVIKALSAAGLPVAQ is encoded by the coding sequence ATGCTCGTGTCACGCGGTTACCGCCCCGCCGCTCTTACGGTCTGTGCAGCGTTGCTGGCCACCGTCGCCGGCTGCGGTGGCGACACGTCGACCAACGACGCCGAGACCCTCGTCGACTCCGTGCGGCTGTACGGCACCGATGGCAACATGAGCAACTCGTTCGCCGCGGAGTTCCCGGAGCAGACGAACCTGCTGTCCGGGATGAAGGGCACCAGCCCGCTCACGCCGCTGTCGGACGACTTCGTGGCGCGCCTACGCACCGTCGACCCTCAGCTCAACGATGTCCTCTACGCCGGTGAGGCGTACGACGCGGTGGTGATCAGCGCGTTGGCCGCGCAGTTGGCCGGCAGCACCGAACCGGCCAGGATCGCCGCGCAGATCAACGGAGTGACCACCGGCGGCGAACAGTGCGACACCGTCGAGCTCTGTCTGGAGTTGGCGCAGGACGGCACGGACATCGAGTACCGGGGGGTGTCGCTCAAGCGGGGCGGCTTCACCGACGCCGGTGAGCCCTCGACCGCCAGCTACGCGACGCTGCACTTCGACGAGGACGGCCAGATCAACAACGGAAAGACGGAGTTCGTCGGCGCTGGCGACGAATCCACGACGACGACGGTGGCTCCGCCGCCGGCGACGGTGCAGAACGAGTTCGACCGCAACGACGGCCCGCTCAAGCTGGGTGGGTTGCTGCCGATCACCGGCGACCTGGCACTGGCGTACCCGCCGATGGCGGCGGGTACGGAGCTCGCGGTGCGCGAGGTCAACGAGGCCGGTGGCGTGCTGGGTGACCCGGTCGAGTGGCTCGACGGCGACGACGGCACCGATCCCGAGGTGGCCCGGGCCACCGTGGCCCAACACATCGACGATGGCGTGCACGTCATCATCGGGGCCGGTGCCTCCGGGGTTTCCCGCGCGGTGCTGCCGGACGTCGCCGCCGCCGGGCTGATCCTCTTTTCGCCGTGCAATACCGACGCCGGGTTGAGCACCATTGACGACTCCGGGCTGTACTTCCGTACCGCCCCGTCCGACCTGCTGCAGGGTCGGGCGCTGGCCGACGTCATCCTGCGGGACGGTCCGCAGCGGGTCGCGGTCGTCGCCCGCAAGGATTCCTACGGCGAGGGCCTGCAGGAGAACGTCCGGGCCGAGTTGACCCGGGCCGGAATCTCGCCGGACCGGCTCAAGTTGCTCACCTACGAGCCGCCGGACGGCGCGGACGCGCCACCGGTCGACTTCACCGGCGGCGCCGAGGAGATCAAGTCCTTCGGTGCCGACGCGATCCTGATCATCGGGTTCGGTGAGTCGGCGCAGGTGATCAAGGCCCTGTCGGCGGCCGGGCTACCAGTGGCCCAGTAG
- a CDS encoding BldC family transcriptional regulator, whose translation MASRTHEPEPLLTPAEVASMFRVDPKTVTRWAKAGKLSAIRTLGGHRRYRESEVRALLQGQIPQQRQGD comes from the coding sequence ATGGCATCGCGTACGCACGAACCAGAGCCGCTGCTAACGCCGGCCGAGGTGGCGTCGATGTTCCGAGTCGACCCGAAGACCGTCACCAGGTGGGCGAAGGCCGGCAAACTCAGCGCCATTCGGACGTTGGGCGGCCACCGCCGTTATCGGGAGTCGGAAGTACGTGCCCTACTACAGGGCCAGATTCCCCAGCAGCGCCAGGGTGACTGA